The following DNA comes from Erigeron canadensis isolate Cc75 chromosome 3, C_canadensis_v1, whole genome shotgun sequence.
AGTTTTTGTGAAATATATTTGATTTCATTATTGTGTAACTTTTTTTCGCAGAAGTTACACATGACTCGTTATATCTGTCTCCTCCGAAATCAATTAAGAGGACTAGGGTTTCTCAAAAATCTCCTAAGATACATGATAGTCAACTTTTTACGAAACCTTTGTTATCTTCCGTTAAGCGATTCTCACCTAAAAATAATACAACTAAAGGTTCGAAAAGACATATGGAATTCACAACTAAGCCGGAACCATTAGCTGCTGTAATGACAGCTCTTAATCAAATACAGAAGAAAGCTGTACGTGATTTAGGTTTTGGTTCCTTGATAGGTTTTGATATAATTGATCTACCATTGGATCTTTTGTTCTATGTTGTTGACTCATTCGATAAGGACGAAATGCTGATAAGGACATCAAAAGGTGACATCAAATGTGATCGTGATGCTGTATTTGATGTATTTGGAATTGCTGGTGGAAATGTTGACATTAAGTCTTTGGACAAAGTGAGTGATTCTTTTGTTAAAGAGTGGTGTAATCAATTTGCTAATATGAGAGATATTACAATGTCTGAAATTGAATCGACAGTCACTAATTCAAATGGCACAACTGATGAATTTTTTAAGATGAATTTCTTAATGCTCTTTGCCAATACAATGATAGGATGCGAAACCAATGGTCTCGTTAAGTATGACGTTTTGGAACACATATCAAGTAAAACAGTTATTTTTGAGATAGATTGTATTGGTTTTTTGCGGAATGAATTACAAAAGAGTAAAAATAATTGGAACAGAGAGAGTCCTGGAACAAATCCATATGCCGGTCCATCTACCTTCTTAACTGTAAGTTTATTTTGTTATCCATATTGTATTTGTGTTTTTTGACTCTATAACTTTTCATTGTGTTACTTTTTTTTAGCTGCTTTATCTTGACCGTACAAAAGCTGAAGGGCTACCTGTTTTTCGACAACGGCCTATATTCAAAAGTTGGACTCCTTTTTTAAAACCTCGTGCAGAAAGAGAGAATGCTTGTGGAAGTTTTGGTTTAATGGAGCATTTGTCGCCTTTTGGAAAAAAGGTACACTCTATTCTTAAAACCATTTTTGAtctttaatatgtttgtttgtatAATTATCACAATGTAcacgtaaaatcatttttgatctttaatatgtttgtttgtatAGATATCACAATATAcacgtaaaatcatttttgattatgaataaatttctttttattgaagccatttggtttgactcaatatgctatacaaaatcataaacgTTTTTGTacattaagtttatttttatagaaagtctatacaaaatcatacaTGATTTTCAATGGGTTTAATAATACCGAAGTCACATTTTTCTTtctagatgtatgaataaaatcatatatgattttgtataaggtTTGGACACTCTAGGTGTAAAATCATTTCTGATTTTaaatagttttctttttaattaattttgtaggATTGTTTAACATTAATTGATTATAAGCTAGATGGTATAACTGAGAtgaagttgttgttgttggataCCATCaaagaattcaaatcaaattatGGAGATGATGCCAGCTTGCGAAGGGTATATTGGAAGATCAATGAGGTTTTTTTTGTGAAGGAGTTTTTAGCTAAAGAAGGAGAAGATGTGGATCTGTATGTGACTAATATATTGGACAGAGAAGGAATTGGAAACGATAATGAACTTgagtttaaaaaagaaaaccatgGTGCAACcttaaataggaaaaaaaaataacaatatgaGTCAAGAACATGAAGTTGAAGTTAATCTTGGTTCAGATGAAgcagattttgaatttgaaagtGAATATGAATCTGAAAATCAGAATAATCGGAATCAAGAAGACTACGAAAATAATGTTGAGAATGAATTATTTCAAGATTCTGGTTGTAATGAAATTGGTAAGAAGTCAATTGTTAAGaagaatgatgaagaagaagaaaattttTTACAGTGGTTGGAAGAAAATAAGGATGAATTTTTTGAAACTATGAACAAACTTTCGTTAAAAATCAAGACAAAGAATCAATcagaaattaaaaaagaagaaaataaggaTGTCGTCAACTTGTCCCATCCAACATTCCAACTATTATCTCAGTTTTCTTTAAACTCGCCGTTGAATAATCCTCTAGAAGTTGTTGCCCCTGTCATAAAATCTCCATATGTTAACAGGAGGTTTCTCCCTACCTCTACACGTATAGTTTATTCTAAACTAGTGGTTGCCATGAATATGTTTTCTTCAATTACACAAGAAGACAGTTTTTGGTAAGTTTCGTCTAGATAAATTAATTGTTGAGTAGATAAATTTTTGTAGAGTAGCTAAACTTTTACCTTGTTTACTTTTGTTACAGtaaaatggttttcaaaactAACGGTGTATATGGAAATCCGTTTGGAATGGCATATATGTTTCAATCGTTAGCCCCTGGATCATATATAGAAGCTCCAGTTGTTGATTGTTGGTCAGGAATATTGAATTATGAAGAAAGATTCAAGAATCAATATTCACCAAGAAGGGTGTTTCTTAgtacatgtatttttataagttgtaacatttaattatttatctattaatcactattaaaattttcatattatatCAAGTTAAAActctttgattttttaattcaaCAGACACATGAACTATTTGATGAGCATTCCAAGAAAAATAAGGATGTACTTCACCAGATTTTTAAGTCTAATTTGGAGAATTTCTTTAATAATGATCCTGATGTGCTGTCATTTAGAGAAGTCGATATGGTATGATACATATTTGTGTGTCTTTCCAttcatttgaatttgatttttcttaattgtttatctaacttattttgtttttgctttaaaCTACGAAATAGATATTTATCCCAATCTGTCGTGGGCAACATTTTTATCTTCTGGTTCTGGAGATAACAGATGATTTAAATGGCTTTCATATCATCGACAATATCACTTCAACTTCCGATTTCAAAGACAAGTATGAGAACGTGTGTGATACTGTGGTATGTACAAATCAAATCAActctcttttatttaattttataaaattagctAAATTTGCTTTTGATATTTGTATAGCTTTATCACTTCTCAAGGCATTTCAAGAATGTGAATCCTCTATTGTCAAATATTCTTGATTTATACCAAGCAGAACAACTAGATCTTCAATGGCATACAGAAAATAACAATATTGACTGTGGTGTTTTTCTTATGCGACATATGGAATGTTTTATTGGTCAACCATCCAAAAATTGGAATTGTGGTATTCCAGTCGAATCCAAGGATCAGCTTGAAGTACTTGTGAAGTTGAGGATAAAGTATGCCATaaagatgttgacacatgacaTTAACACTGAAGCGACAAAAATACTTGAGGATGCAAATGAGTATAAAAGCATGTATAGCATTAAGGAAATGAAAGAGAACTATCTAAGAACAAGAGATTATAGGGTTCGCCGTGCATATTGAAATAGTTTGTGAAATAAAGTTGTATAATCTGTTATGAAACAAATATGATGAGAATGTTATATTTATGCATTTCAgcaatagaaaatgaaatataatttattttttctagatacatgaataaaatcaaatatgattttgtatgggaatttcacaatgtatgcttaaaatcatttttgattatgaataagtttcTATTTAAGTAACTTATTTTATTGTCACATtgtgctatacaaaatcatataactattacccatgtatacataaaatcatttttgattttcaatagttgatcttgtatatgtttttcacaatgtatccttaaaatcatttttgaatatgaataaatatatttttatgcaaGCCATCTTGTTTGActaaatatgtaaaaaatatcataaatctttttgtACATTAACTTTATCTGTATGGAAagcatatagaaaatcatatatgattctaaataatgattttaaatatttttctttgtaataaaatcaactatgattttgtatgggtatTTCATtataacaccccgctaaagcggaatatacgggatgcacagataagcacaattgcacacagtacaagttccaacacagccattaatcattaaaagaacagaagtacgataGTTATTACGGAACAAGGGATGTAACCCGAATAGTCAATAATCataagacagaacaattgtctttaagAACCAGAACTTGAACTGAAATAGCAAAGGAAAGGTCTTCACAGCTCCTGATCTTGAACGCTCGAACAATTGCCAAATGGATGAGTTTAaaagaggaagactcctatgctaacaAGATCTATAAGCCTAGCTTGAAAatcatgtaagttcaaaaggtcaactatcaaaagtagttggtgagattcacataatgtacgTTTTAGTctacatataagtatatatgtataataagaacaggatCACAAGAACAAGATCACAAGATTTGTACGTTGAACcaaagtactttataatagtaAGAACTGGGTCATAATCTGCACGTTTAgcataagtactttataatagtaagaacagaacaaaaacatataatgaactATAGATATAAATTGTCACTGCTAACcagattggccagaactgaactgtaaTGTAAAGATATGCTCAGAAAGTTCAAGCACGTCAAGTAAGATCTAGgtcagaacaagaacaagaacatgaacaagtaatatgcatcctccagaactgcggagaatgaggatgggcctaccctaaacagcgctgtccataattacctatggtttattccctgaactgtgggatatgaattgatagcagtgaacaagaactgagcATGTTAAAGATCAAGTATAATAGAGCATGTTAAAGATCAAGTATAATAGTATagatgtatttaagatcctgcccattcaagaatTAAATACTCTTTTAAACAGTTTAAGAATCTTATCATGtaataaacaaaatatgttCGTGTTCAGATTCGGAAGTAAGgtgtataacaatggtggaagtgtgtgtgttagtgtgtgtattgagagagaaaggtATTTGTGTGTGGAAAGATTGGGAATTGATTACTTTTCAATGTGCGTGAAAGTTACAAAATGTTATCAACAAGGTTATGAAATGagaaggcttgaggggtatttatactcaaGGTATAacacataagctccccctcaaccttataacACACATTCAAAATTACAATGTTAAGAAAtgcaactaagcactatttaaatttctaacattctcccccttagtgcttggttgtctatCAATGGTTCCTTCTGTTTCTCCT
Coding sequences within:
- the LOC122590704 gene encoding uncharacterized protein LOC122590704; translation: MIFIPICRGQHFYLLVLEITDDLNGFHIIDNITSTSDFKDKYENVCDTVLYHFSRHFKNVNPLLSNILDLYQAEQLDLQWHTENNNIDCGVFLMRHMECFIGQPSKNWNCGIPVESKDQLEVLVKLRIKYAIKMLTHDINTEATKILEDANEYKSMYSIKEMKENYLRTRDYRVRRAY